Part of the Macadamia integrifolia cultivar HAES 741 unplaced genomic scaffold, SCU_Mint_v3 scaffold3135, whole genome shotgun sequence genome is shown below.
AATCGGCGATGTGTTTCTCTTTGCAGTTTTGGATGGTATGACCAAGCTTTTTACAAATTCCACACTTTCCCAATGCGTCTTCCAACCGCTGCACTGAAGTATCTATCTCCACGAGGACACGAGCGAAGTTCCCTATGGATGCAGTCCGTGTTCTTTTATCAATGTCCAGGGGACGCCCCACGGCTTTTGCCATGGATAGGAGGATCCGCTCGTGCCAATATTCAAAGGGGAGCCCAGGAAATCGAATCCAAACAAGCTTAGAAATAGTACTTTTATCATGGATATTAAAATCTGGCTTCCACTGCTGGAAGCGAATAAACTGCCGTCCGATCTTGATAGGACTTTGTTTCCAGATTTTTGTCATGTCTTTCTTAGCCTCAAATTGGAATAAAGTGTAACCTAATCCCATAAGTTTGATAAAAACTTTCTCTTTAAGGTTCTAAGAATTCACAGCTTCCTTTCGAACATCATCCAAAGAAATAAAACGAAAATTAATTCTGGCCACCAAAACAAAGCGATATCGGAGAAGACgttcctcataggcatcttgGGGAATCACGATTTTAGTGAGATTTCCGGCATGAATAGGGTCAGGTAGGTCGTCAACATCAGGGAGAACGCCTCCAACCGCCTTAGAGTAGGATTTTttggaaagggaagaaagacCAACATTGCAAACACCCACAGTAGGCACGGCAGGTGCAGGCGTGCAACCTGTCCCAAGAGTTTGTTGGGGCCGCAGGAAATCCATGATGAGCCTCTGCTTTGCGCGATCAGGAGGGCGGCCTCCGGCCAGAATCCCAATCTCCTCCACCgcaaagtttctctctccacttaccatTTTTTCTCTCCACTTCTTCCACACACTTACTTAGAACTCAAAAAACTAACTAGTATTTAATGAGAAATCAAAACTCCTAACtctaaaaatgataaaaactataaaatgaaacaagtaaaaaaaagcGAAGAAGAGTTCTAATTAAACCGACTCTACTCCAAACTACTACGTACTCAACCGTCTTTTTGTTAGAAATTCATTTTTACtgaaatcaaaaaaatatacacAGTGCAAGAGCTCAAAACAATATCTACAAAAAAATAAGCAGAGAGAACATAAACACTTAGCCCACCtaataaaagacataataaaataaataaattattaagtaaattacttccaacccttgttggaccaaaaccctagattggaccagttcttcttggctctttgCTTCTAAAGTCAGTCATGCTGATCTGACTGGTCAAGTGCTACTACATCAACATCCCTTCATTTTACAGAATTCAACTCTATCGAGTTTGTAAAAAGACCAAGAACACCATTTAAGTCAACTCACCTAAGGGAAAATGTACCAACTATCTACTTGAGTTTGAGAGGTGGAAGATCCTTCACCGGACAACTTTAATTAGCATGGGTTGGAGCTTATTTGTATACTTTGTGACAAGCCATAGCTGTGTACAATAGAACAATTTATTTGAAACCCCGTATCAATAAATGCAGTCATATCTTTTTCTTCGCCATAAAgagtcttctttctttttttccccaaaactcAGCAAGTGAATTTCATTAATAGAACGAAAGAATGAGAGCATACAAAAGAGATCTATTTGATTGTATTTCCACCTTCAACATGCTTATCAGTAAAAAAGcaaacaatcaaaagaaaactaCATAAACCGATATCTCGATCTCTACTAAAAATCCCAATTTAGTTCATGATTAACAAAATGAGGAGTTGTATCCTAGATAGTAGTACTTCTAGATGTTGCAGCATGTTTGGCTAGTTTATCCGCTACTGGTTATCTCCTTGTAAAGCTGTAACAATGtgagattttttaaattatattgtCCAAGTACTGCTTTAGATGTCACCAATTTTGTTCAAAGCACCAAGGAATCACATGATTGTGAACACAActcactacaaaaaaaaatgctcttTAGGGGTGGTTTTTTTACTGCCGCTAAAACTAAAAAAACAGCCCCTGAAGATTTTAGGGGCGGTTTTTTTTACCGCCGCATACCCATCACTAAATGTGGCGCCGCTAATGCTTAGAGGCAGTTTTTTTCTCCTACACGTAAAATGAGTTTTTAGGGGCGCTTATATTATCCGCCGCTAAAGAGGTCATCTTTAGGGGCGGTTAAGTACCCTCACTAAAGATGTACTCTTTAGGGCCTGATATTGACCCTCACTAAAGATGTACTCGTTAGGGGCGGATAATTACCCTTGCTAAAGAGGTACTCTTTAGGGGCGGAAAATTACCCTCGCTAAAGATGTACTCTTTGGGGGTAGAATACATATCGCCACTAAAAACGTATATTGGGACGGATCGGTACCGCTAATGATATGATTATTCACTTGTTTTTATTAGCACccctatagggttttttttttttttttttaattataatgcACCAATCTTTGCCACCTCATGACCCTTTAAGGCTGTTGCCCCTTTGCATAGATTTAGACAATTATAGACCCCCCACACTCacccaaccaaaaaaacaaataatattaAACAAGAAGTCTTGACAAAAGAGGAAATGATTGAGATGATTAAACAAGTCTtgacaaaagagaaaatgattgTGGATCATTTCAAAATATTGTTCTACAGACTCAGTTCTCTAAGCCTaagcaaaagaaattgaaaacacTTTGAAACCATTGTACTCAAAGTAGCAAGATATATTTTTCCTATCATGTGAAATGtaaatcaaatttgatttgTCAAGGTCTTGGATCTCATTCACTTCTCCTGCTAGCATGATGCCCTCATTTTCTATCTCATAAACCCTTAGAATAAGAGAAACGCATCTCAATTATGTCAACTTGCACATATAACAAATTTCAGTCAACAAGCACATTTATCTAATTGATAAGAACATCTTAGACATGTATTCAAAGGTAACTGAAAAAGGAGAAAGACAATTGAAGCAACTTTTCATTAAGATTCAGAATctaaaattgaaaacaaaaaaggcATTAGAAGTAAATTTTCATTAAGATTCAAAATCTAtaactgagaaaaaaaaaaaaaaaaaaaaaaaaaaaaaaaaaaaaaagacaatagaAGCAAAATTCTCATTAAGATTCAAAATTTATaactgtgaaaaaaaaaaaaatacaatagaaGCAAAATTCTCATTAAGATTGGACATATAGTCTGGAAGTAATGAAGAATTCTAGTTAACCAAGGAGATGTAGCAATCATACTGTCTTTCCTACAGAAAATGATTTCATACAAAAGTTAAACTGAAGAATAAGAAGTGAAAATGGGACAATATTCCCATCATGAAAACGGAGGAGTTATTCTACTTTCCTACAAAATAACCTCATACACTTTATTACATGtacaaaatgaaacaaatcaaaatttaaaattaacatATATACTTTCATGTATGAGAGGAAGAATTGTCTTACCCAAGAGTAGGAAATGTATAAAATTCATGTAGAAGCTGAATTCTCCATTAGTTACTTCCTGgtttttcaaaacaaaagatgatcacaaactTCTGGATATTGTTATCGATAAAACTATAATCTCTAACATCAAAATTGAGAAGAGCTAATCTTTACCTAGATTAACTGAATCTTGCAAGCTTCTATTCATGAAGAGTTGGGTAAATTTTTCAATTTGTGATTGCATACTGCTAAtcacatcttcattcttcttcctttcgaATTCCATCTTCTCCTCTAGCATCTCCACTTTATTTTGCAACTCTTTGTTCTTCCAGTTGAGCATAGCATTACTTTTCGACGATTCAAGGTCTTTTGGGCTTACCCCAACTCCAACTAGGCGCACTCGGCCATGTGATTCCTCATCAAATGATTGTGTCCATATGGACTCATGagtctctttgtttttttgtaaTTCTAATGGCAACACTGCTAACTTATCTTCCATCTCTTTCTACAAATTATTGCAAACCGAGCAAGCTACCAACAATGATCAAGGACCCAATAACTATGAATAAAAAACACAATATATACCAGCTTTTTGCCTGATTCTTCATCAACCGGTTCTAAGTTCTTTTTCACATGTGTCATCTTGTAAAAGTCGATCTTTAACGGTTCTTCACCAGTCTCCTGAagctaataaaataaaaaaaggataaaaaaatacaaaatatacCATCATCGGCTCTTCAAATGATCCAATAAAGTGTAGTTCACATGATATGAAACTAACCTTTACATCAAAAACTTGGGCAAAACTTTGTCGGCCCACAGTGTGACTCATTTTTTGTTGCTTTCTATTCTCTTTATTCTGCAAACACATTTCCTACCATAGTGTAAACACAAATCATACAATATTCAAGAAGCAAATACGAAAACATGTAACAGGTTTGTATAGGCATCATTACCTGATACTTCACATCACCTCACATGTCTATAAGGTATTTCCACTGATCCAATGAAACACGGACATCACGTTTTGCAAAGCATTCATCAATCGTCGTTGATTtatcatatatttcttttaattcAAGCCTGAAGTCCTTCCACCGGATTCCCATTTTTCGAATAAcccatttttttgctaaaatttcaatttcataataATCCTATAGAACaatgtagtattttttttttcgctaaagatcaATTGGattaataaaaggaaagaatatacaagaggaATGATACACTCAACAATGCTTAGACGAAGGAACTGAAAtcaaccccaccttcggcattgccatcagcaggagaggaCCTCAGACCTTAGTCTAACAAACCaacaaaaaactttaaaaacgAATAACTAAGTGAATTAGAATCTTGGCCGTTGGGCCGCATCCAATTCCAGCTCCCTGGAGGTGAGAAGGGGCTAGGCCTCGATAGGGGAATTTGATTCAAATCTTGCTGCTGTTTTCGCTA
Proteins encoded:
- the LOC122067810 gene encoding uncharacterized protein LOC122067810, which codes for MGIRWKDFRLELKEIYDKSTTIDECFAKRDEMCLQNKENRKQQKMSHTVGRQSFAQVFDVKLQETGEEPLKIDFYKMTHVKKNLEPVDEESGKKLKEMEDKLAVLPLELQKNKETHESIWTQSFDEESHGRVRLVGVGVSPKDLESSKSNAMLNWKNKELQNKVEMLEEKMEFERKKNEDVISSMQSQIEKFTQLFMNRSLQDSVNLGKD